The nucleotide sequence TGTGTTTTTCTTTGTTTCGCCAGATAATCAGGTGATTATTCGCATTTGTGATCCGTTAGAGATAGAAGAGATAATTACTGAGCCTGATGACCAGCAGACCGAGTTATATTATAAGCGAGCCTTCAGGTTAAGTAAGTCTTTTGGTGGAGAGCTTAAAAGGTTGGTTTATCGGTCTGTGGAGTATTTTGATTATACAAACTATCCGTATGCGATACCAGCGATGATGGATTTACATAGTCCAGAGACTGATGATTGTTATGTGATGCATGTTGTTTCGCCAGAGACGGACATTTTGGAGCAGAGGGGGACGCCTCCGCTTTTGTCGTCGGTTGAGTGGGCGCGATTGCATATGGAGACGATTCAGGATTTTGTGGCGTATTTACGTGCGATAACGATGATAGTAGCCAAGGAGGTTGTGAAGGATGCCGGGGTGTCGGTGGAGGAGATAAAGCGTCAGATAGAGGGTTTGCAGGGTGAGATTCCTCGTTTTGCTACGCGTATAGAGTTTGAGGGTGGCGATGAGTATCAGCCTGTGGAGCGTTCTGGGAATTTGGCGTCGGTGTTTGAGCGTGTGGCGCGGGCTACGAAGTTATCTGTTTGTGCTGGGACGGGTATTTATGAGCATTATTTTGGTGATCCGTCGACGGGGAATTTAGCGACAGCGACGTCAATGGAGTTGCCGATGATAAAGATTTTTGAGCAGTGGCAGAGGTTTTGGGAGAGTGTTTATCGTGATGTTATAGCATTTTATTTGAAATTACAGGGTATTGACGAGGTTGAGGCGATGAAGAGTGTAGAGGTTAAGTTCCCTGACTTCTTAAAGAAAGACGCGCCGGGTTTATTGAATGGTGTTATAAACGCTTATAGTATGGGTATTATAGATGGGCGGACGGCAGCGCGGATAGTGTTATCGCTTTTGGCGTATGATAAGATAGATGAGGCATTGAAGATTTGGGAGGATGAGGCGGCCGATAGTTCTTCGGGGTTAAAGACGGGGATGTATGTTTTGGACCAAGTGAGGCAGTTGAGGCGTATTATAGAGACGATAAAGTGAGGGTGGTATGATGCAGGAAAGGGACAATTTGGTTGTGTTGCAGCGGCGGGTGTTGATGCGTTTACAGAGGGCGCGGGCAAGGCGGATGGGTGAGTTGATAAAGAAGGTGTCGGGGATGTTTATGCAGGTTATGCTTGAGGAGAAGCGGCGAGTAAAGGCGGCGCTTGAGAATACCAAGTTTGACGTTTATGGTTTTTATTTGACGGAGAGTGTTGAGGGTGTTGGTGAGGCTGGTAGAATTAATGGTAAGGCTGTTGGGACAATTGGGATAACTGGGGCTGTTTTGATGGTTTCGCAGCGTATTCCGCAGGAGATATTGGATGAGTTGGAGCGGCAGATAGATGTTGAGGCATATAAGCGTTTTTTGCGTGAGTGTTATGTTGATGCCAGCAGGTTGGCGAATCTTGAGCTTGAGGCGCATTTGTCATACATTTTAGGTTTTAATGTTAGGCATCGGATGGCTGAGGAGTGGGTGGAGAAGAATGCTGAAAAGTATTTTAGGCGGTATATGCCGAAGATGTTGAAGTCGAAGATGCAGGCTTTGAGGGGTATTTTGTATGATGGATTGAGGCGAGGTGAGGACATATTTGAGATAATTAAGCGAGCGGAGGCTTTTTATGATGATTTGGCGAGTCGGAAGGCTGAGGTTTGGGCTCGGACAGAGGTTAATCGGGCGTATTCGTATAGTTTAGTTGAGGGGTATCGAGACGTTGGGGTTAAAAAGAAGTATTGGATTGGTTCTGGTTCGCCGTATTACTTGCAGGATGTGTGTTTAGAGAACGAGTTGATGGGTGAGATAGACATAGACGGTTCGTTTAAGGATATTGACGGGGCTGATATAGATGCACCGCCTGCGCATCCTAATTGTTTATGTTCGGTTGGGATAGGGATTGATGAAGATTGGGAGCCGAAGAATTTATTTTTAGATGTTGGGGCTTAAGATAGGGGGGTAAGGTGAGAAGAAGATTAAACAAAGAAATTAAAGAAATCAAAGAAATTAAAAGTAAAGGGGGTGAAAGTATGTTAACGAGGGACAATTTGCCTGAGGAAGTTAAGGCGTTGCCTAAAGATGCGCAGGATTTGTGGTTTAGTGTTTATGAGAAAGCATTTGCTGAGTATGGTGAGGAAGATGCGCAGGTTTTGGCTTGGATGGCGGTGTTGAGGGAGTATTACAGAGAAAATGGCAAGTGGGTTAAGATTGGAAAGTCTGAGGACAAAGAGCAGGGTGGGAATTCAGCGACAGATTATGAAGAGCAGGCGATTGATAGTAATGAGCCTTTAAGTGTTTTAATGGAAAATCGTGTGTGGAGCACCAAGTATGTCAATGATTTACCTGATGAGGCATTTGCGGTGATATTGCCGGGTGGTGAGAAAGATGAAGAGGGTAAGACTAAGCCTCGTTCGTTAAGGTATTTTCCGCATCACAATAAAAACGTGAAAGATCCTGATGACAACGACACGGTTGACTTGCCGCATTTGCGGAATGCTTTAGCACGATTACCGCAGGCTAAAATTCCTGAGGAGTATCGGGAAAAGGCGCGTCGGCATTTAATTAAGCATGCTAAGGCGTTAGGTGTTGGTCGGTATGCTGAAAATACCGGGAATGCGGAGAGCACTGGGAATACAGAGAGTGTTGGTAGGGTTGAGCAGAAGGCGAGCAAAACTAAAAAGATTGAGCGTGATTTAGTGTTTTCGGTGTTGCTTCGTGATAGTGAGGCGTTTTTAAGCTCTTCAGAAGATGATGTTTTACAAGAACTTACAAAGAATAATCGTGTGCGTGTGATATCAACGATAAGTGGTGTTGGGAGGATTGCGAATGTTGCGTATCGTGGTAAGAAGTATCGTCCGTATATTCCGAAGGAGTTTATTTTAGAGAATTATCAGAAGTTTGATAATGTTAAGACTTTTATTGGGCATACGAGCAAGTATGAGTTAGAGAATGGTGGGCGTGATATTACGAGGTGGGTAGGGACGTTAACGGACCCGGAGGTGATGGAGTTGGGTGATGGTCGTGTTGCGGTTGTTAACTGGTTGAATTTGCATGATACGGAGACGATACAGCGGATGAAGGTGAAGACTTTTCGGGACAATATTGGTTTATCGCATGAGATGGTAACGGACATTGTGTTGGATAGTGTGAATGGTGAGGAGGTAGTAAGGGTGATTGGGGTAAAGGAGATTCGGTCGGTTGATTTGGTGGCCCAGCCGAATTTTGATTGTGGGGTTTTGCGGTCTTCTCGGGGGTATCATGAAGAGGTGGATTATGAGTTGATTACGCTTGATGAGTTGCGTCGTCGGCGTCCTGATATTATTGAGGCGTTAGAGGTGGAGATTCGGAGCAATGTTGGTGATGAGGTGAGTAAGGCTAAGGATGAGGTTGCGAAGGGGTTGATTGAGGTTGCGTTGGGTGATGCTGATTTGCCAGATGCGGCAAAGGATAGGATACGGCAGGAGTTTTCTGGTCAGCAATTTGGGTCGTTGGATGAGTTAAAGGGGAGGTTGAGTCAGCGGATTGCGGTTGAGAAGGAATACATTGCGCGTGTTGCTCGCGAGTATGTGCAGGCGGACAAGGGGAAGCCGAGGCATATTACTGGTGTTATGGAGCCAGCTGTAGATGGCGATTTAGATAAGATAAGAGAGGAGATGAGTAAAAAATTTAATAAAACTAAAAAACAATAAACAAATTAAAAGGAGGGTGTTATGTCAGCACCAAATTATCTACATGATGGTATTAGAGTTAGAGTGCCAGCTGGTGATACGATTACTGCTGGGCAGATGGTAAAGATTAGTAGTGGTGTTGCGGTGCCGGTGGCTGCTGGTGATGGTCTTTTTGGTGTTGCGGCGAACAATGCGGTAGCTGGTGGGGACGTTATTGTGCATCGTTATGGTGTATTCCGTTTTGGTGTGGCTGAGGGTGCTACGATAGATTATGGGACTGTGGTATTTGCGGCGTCTGCGAGCACGGTGACGCATGCGAGTGAAGAGGGAAATACTTCGGTTGGTGTTGTGGTTGATTTTTATTCTGGCACTGAGGTGTGGGTGCAGATTACGCCGGCGGATTTAACTGCTGTGACAATTCCAGTTTCTGAAGGTGGCGGTTCATGATGATGCCAATATCAATAAAAACAATAAAAACAGGAAATAAAACAGGAAATAAAACAGGAGGTGAAAGATGTCTAAAAAATTAATTGACCTTTACAAAGAAACGGTGCTTATCAAGTCGGCTGGTGGCGTTGACCAGTTTGCGAACTTACTTGGTGAGCAGATGCATAAGGAGTTGATTGACAACTTCCGAAAAATCCCTGACACGTGGAAATACTTTGCTCGGGCTTCTACGGTTAGCGATTTTAAGCCGCATCATCGGATTATCTTATCTGAAGCTGAGCCATTGCTACCTCGGCACGAGCATGAGCCGGTAAAGGATAGCCGTCTAACTGAGGCTCGCTATTCGGTTAATGTGGTTGAGTATTCTCGGGCTTTCTCGGTCACTCGCGAGATGATAGTTAATGACGACATTGACGCAATCAAGCAGATTCCGAAGCGGCTTGGTCGTGCTGCGGCACGTGCTGTGAATGAGGTTTTGCATGCGTTGCTTAATAATGGTGGTTCGATTAACTCTTACGATGGAGTGCCATTCTTCCATAGTTCTCACAACAATACTTCTACTACGTCGTTAACTCCGGATTTGGCTGGTGCTAATGCGATTATTGCTGGTATTACCGCGATAAAAGAACAGCGTGATTTATCTGGACGTCATGTTTTAGGATTGACGCCGAAGTATCTTGTGGTGCCTCCAGCTTTATTCTCTACGGCTAAGATTCTGTGCGAGTCTGAATATCTTGTTTCGGGTGGTGTAGCGGTTTACAATCCTGCGTATGGGTTGTTAGAGCCAGTTGAGGACATTTATATTACTTCGAACACGGCTTGGTATATTACCTGTGATCCGAATGATGTTTGGCCGATGGAGGTTGCGTTCTTAGATGGTTATGAAGAGCCGAAGCTTTTGCGGCAGGCTGCTGGTGCGGTTGATGTGATTGGTGGTCAAGAGTCGCCTTATGACTTTACGTTTAGCGAGCTGAAATATAAAGTTGAGTATATTTTTGGTGTGGCGTTTGCGGAACACAAGGCGATTTATCGGGGCAACTCATGATGTTGTGGGGATTGCGACAGTGAGCGCTGGTGAGAGATGGAGATTAATGATTAGTTAAATTAGTTAAACAGATAACGAGGCATTAAAAGAGGTAAAAATGGGTGTATTACAGGATTTAAGGCGGTTGGTGAGGGATACTGAGGGTAAAGTTTTTACGGACGACGAGTTATTGTTTTTTTATCAGTCGACAAATGATATTTTTAATGCTGCGGCATTGGCACTGGTGTCGCTTTTGGCTGATACTGGTAAGTTTGGGACGTCGGTGCGGATAGGGTCGTTTGGTTATAGTGATAGTGATGCGCGAGAGAATATTACTTTATTGGTTAACACTTACAAGGAGATAGCCAAGTCGAAGAAAAGGGCTGGTTGGGCTCGGTTAGATTATACGCGGGACAAGCGGAAGCAGATTGATGAGGTTGACAGGGTGACAGAGGGTGAGTGATGCAGTATAAGTCGTTTGAGGAGGCTTTGCGGGGGTATCCTGATTGGGTCGTTGTGG is from candidate division WOR-3 bacterium and encodes:
- a CDS encoding Mu-like prophage major head subunit gpT family protein — its product is MSKKLIDLYKETVLIKSAGGVDQFANLLGEQMHKELIDNFRKIPDTWKYFARASTVSDFKPHHRIILSEAEPLLPRHEHEPVKDSRLTEARYSVNVVEYSRAFSVTREMIVNDDIDAIKQIPKRLGRAAARAVNEVLHALLNNGGSINSYDGVPFFHSSHNNTSTTSLTPDLAGANAIIAGITAIKEQRDLSGRHVLGLTPKYLVVPPALFSTAKILCESEYLVSGGVAVYNPAYGLLEPVEDIYITSNTAWYITCDPNDVWPMEVAFLDGYEEPKLLRQAAGAVDVIGGQESPYDFTFSELKYKVEYIFGVAFAEHKAIYRGNS
- a CDS encoding ChaB family protein, which encodes MRRRLNKEIKEIKEIKSKGGESMLTRDNLPEEVKALPKDAQDLWFSVYEKAFAEYGEEDAQVLAWMAVLREYYRENGKWVKIGKSEDKEQGGNSATDYEEQAIDSNEPLSVLMENRVWSTKYVNDLPDEAFAVILPGGEKDEEGKTKPRSLRYFPHHNKNVKDPDDNDTVDLPHLRNALARLPQAKIPEEYREKARRHLIKHAKALGVGRYAENTGNAESTGNTESVGRVEQKASKTKKIERDLVFSVLLRDSEAFLSSSEDDVLQELTKNNRVRVISTISGVGRIANVAYRGKKYRPYIPKEFILENYQKFDNVKTFIGHTSKYELENGGRDITRWVGTLTDPEVMELGDGRVAVVNWLNLHDTETIQRMKVKTFRDNIGLSHEMVTDIVLDSVNGEEVVRVIGVKEIRSVDLVAQPNFDCGVLRSSRGYHEEVDYELITLDELRRRRPDIIEALEVEIRSNVGDEVSKAKDEVAKGLIEVALGDADLPDAAKDRIRQEFSGQQFGSLDELKGRLSQRIAVEKEYIARVAREYVQADKGKPRHITGVMEPAVDGDLDKIREEMSKKFNKTKKQ
- a CDS encoding DUF2190 family protein; this translates as MSAPNYLHDGIRVRVPAGDTITAGQMVKISSGVAVPVAAGDGLFGVAANNAVAGGDVIVHRYGVFRFGVAEGATIDYGTVVFAASASTVTHASEEGNTSVGVVVDFYSGTEVWVQITPADLTAVTIPVSEGGGS